A region of Vigna radiata var. radiata cultivar VC1973A chromosome 6, Vradiata_ver6, whole genome shotgun sequence DNA encodes the following proteins:
- the LOC111241879 gene encoding uncharacterized protein LOC111241879, which produces MRIVTDMIVGAEISETGATVTFGGEIPGIMDLRLQIMGHPRVRFRPINTRVSGQVLKEGSIGSSSVSGPHPKHFGAHRGARRLNKKPSTITMAEEAPLQLLQELQRQMQEMRAEIAAMRAKRANRVNDEGRPSI; this is translated from the exons ATGCGTATTGTAACAGATATGATAGTGGGAGCGGAGATCTCGGAGACAGGTGCGACAGTTACGTTTGGTGGCGAGATACCCGGGATCATGGATCTACGGTTACAGATAATGGGCCATCCAAGGGTAAGATTTAGGCCTATAAATACAAGAGTAAGTGGTCAG GTGTTAAAGGAGGGGTCAATCGGTTCGAGTTCTGTCTCGGGTCCAcatccgaaacattttggcgcccaccgtggggcccgaagACTTAACAAAAAGCCAAGTACGATCACAATGGCAGAGGAGGCACCACTGCAACTTTTACAAGAATTACAGAGACAGATGCAAGAGATGCGGGCGGAGATTGCGGCGATGAGGGCTAAACGAGCCAATCGAGTAAATGATGAAGGCAGACCTTCCATTTAG
- the LOC106763992 gene encoding NAC domain-containing protein 2-like: MAAPQLHFPPGFRFHPTDEELVVHYLCRKCLNQQIAVPIIAEIDLYKYDPWYLPGMALYGEKEWYFFSPRDRKYPNGSRPNRSAGTGYWKATGADKPIGKPKPVGIKKALVFYAGKAPKGEKTNWIMHEYRLAEVDRSVRRKNSLRLDDWVLCRIYNKKSAVEKQPPVKIECSELADEKPAIARPYAEVKVADCVNFEGSDSVPRLLTMDSSCSEQVVSPEPASEAQSEPKRSNNEFEYNYVDANLASEFHSANQMSPLQDIFMYLSKPF, from the exons ATGGCCGCACCGCAACTTCACTTTCCCCCAGGATTCAGATTCCACCCTACAGACGAAGAACTCGTCGTTCATTACCTCTGCCGCAAATGCCTCAACCAACAAATCGCCGTTCCCATAATCGCCGAAATCGACCTCTACAAATACGACCCTTGGTACCTCCCTG GAATGGCGTTGTACGGAGAGAAAGAGTGGTATTTCTTCTCGCCGAGGGACCGAAAGTATCCGAACGGTTCGCGGCCGAACCGGTCCGCGGGAACCGGGTACTGGAAAGCAACCGGAGCAGATAAACCGATTGGTAAACCGAAACCGGTTGGTATAAAAAAAGCCTTGGTGTTTTACGCTGGAAAAGCGCCCAAGGGAGAGAAGACAAACTGGATCATGCACGAGTATCGTCTCGCCGAGGTGGACCGTTCCGTTCGCAGAAAAAACAGCTTGAGG CTGGATGACTGGGTACTGTGTCGCATATACAACAAGAAAAGCGCGGTTGAGAAGCAACCGCCGGTCAAAATTGAGTGTTCCGAACTGGCGGACGAGAAGCCGGCGATTGCGCGGCCGTACGCGGAGGTAAAGGTGGCGGACTGCGTGAACTTCGAGGGGTCGGACTCGGTGCCGCGGCTGCTGACGATGGACTCGAGCTGCTCGGAGCAGGTGGTCTCGCCGGAGCCGGCGAGCGAGGCGCAGAGTGAGCCGAAGAGGAGCAACAATGAGTTTGAGTACAATTACGTGGATGCGAATCTGGCGTCGGAGTTCCACAGCGCGAATCAGATGTCGCCGCTGCAAGATATCTTCATGTACCTCTCAAAGccattttaa